From the genome of Hathewaya histolytica, one region includes:
- a CDS encoding GspE/PulE family protein, which produces MIVWKKKERKKLGDMLVQAGKISQEDLIKSLENQIKTREKLGQILLKSNLITEDELVNFLSEQMNVKRIDLSNLDISEEVIKLIPKDVSEKYNLIGFKEEYGVLCVAMTDPTNLFAIDDLRFITQKNIQTFIAKSESIKKAIDKYYKKQENEETLEDLKKEYEIEEIEEEETEEQEGVINAPTVRLTNSILTGAIDLKASDIHVEPFEKTVIVRYRVDGALNEVMNIPKTAYPAVSTRMKIMAGMNIAEKRIPQDGRIQMKINGLPYDFRVNSLPTIYGEKIVIRILDRTGSLIDRDMLGFTDQENKMIDKILRQPNGILLVTGPTGSGKTTTLYSFLKEINTPDKNIITIEDPIEYMLDRINQVQVNSKAGLTFAAGLRSMLRQDPDVIMVGEIRDEETAQIAVRASITGHFVLSTLHTNDAPSTITRLIDMGLESYLVADAVVGIIAQRLVRRICPYCKEQVMSNEWENEVMNLSQSVPIYKATGCKHCSNTGFKGRVAVHEVLLMNNEIRRVVEKKEPMEVIMEAAKRNGMVNLFGNCRELVLRGETTVNEMVKVVHSND; this is translated from the coding sequence ATGATAGTTTGGAAGAAAAAAGAAAGAAAAAAATTAGGGGATATGCTTGTACAAGCAGGGAAGATATCTCAAGAAGATTTAATAAAATCTTTAGAAAACCAAATAAAAACTAGAGAAAAACTTGGTCAAATACTATTAAAGTCAAATTTAATTACAGAAGATGAGCTTGTAAATTTTTTATCTGAGCAGATGAATGTTAAAAGAATAGATTTATCTAATCTAGATATATCAGAAGAAGTTATAAAACTTATTCCAAAAGATGTATCAGAAAAGTATAACTTAATAGGATTTAAAGAAGAATATGGTGTTTTATGTGTAGCCATGACTGATCCTACAAATCTTTTTGCTATCGATGATTTAAGATTTATAACTCAAAAAAATATACAAACATTTATAGCTAAAAGTGAGTCTATAAAGAAGGCTATAGATAAATATTATAAAAAACAAGAAAATGAAGAAACATTAGAGGATCTAAAAAAAGAATATGAGATAGAGGAAATAGAAGAGGAAGAAACTGAGGAGCAAGAAGGAGTAATAAATGCGCCTACAGTTAGACTTACTAATTCTATATTAACTGGAGCTATAGATTTAAAAGCCAGTGATATTCATGTGGAGCCTTTTGAAAAGACTGTTATAGTAAGGTATAGGGTAGACGGTGCATTAAATGAAGTTATGAATATACCTAAAACAGCTTATCCTGCAGTTTCTACAAGAATGAAAATCATGGCTGGAATGAATATAGCTGAAAAAAGAATACCACAAGACGGAAGAATTCAAATGAAGATAAATGGTCTTCCATACGATTTCCGTGTAAACTCACTACCTACAATTTATGGGGAAAAAATAGTTATAAGAATACTTGATAGAACAGGTTCTCTAATAGATAGGGACATGCTTGGGTTTACTGATCAAGAAAATAAAATGATAGATAAAATCTTGAGGCAACCTAATGGTATTTTACTTGTTACAGGACCTACGGGAAGTGGTAAGACTACAACTCTATACTCTTTTCTAAAAGAGATAAATACCCCAGATAAAAACATTATAACTATAGAAGACCCTATAGAATATATGCTTGATAGAATAAACCAAGTTCAGGTAAATTCTAAAGCAGGGTTAACTTTTGCAGCAGGACTAAGAAGTATGTTAAGACAAGACCCGGACGTAATAATGGTAGGGGAAATAAGAGATGAGGAAACAGCTCAAATTGCAGTTAGGGCATCTATTACAGGACACTTTGTTTTATCTACACTTCATACCAACGATGCGCCAAGTACCATAACAAGACTTATAGATATGGGACTTGAGTCATATTTAGTTGCAGATGCTGTAGTTGGAATTATAGCACAAAGACTTGTTAGAAGAATTTGTCCTTATTGCAAAGAACAAGTTATGTCCAATGAATGGGAAAATGAAGTTATGAATCTTTCTCAATCAGTTCCAATATATAAAGCCACAGGATGTAAACATTGCAGTAACACAGGCTTTAAAGGAAGAGTTGCAGTCCATGAAGTTCTACTGATGAACAATGAAATAAGAAGAGTTGTAGAAAAGAAAGAGCCTATGGAAGTTATAATGGAGGCGGCAAAACGTAATGGAATGGTTAACTTATTTGGTAACTGTAGAGAGTTAGTTTTAAGAGGAGAAACCACAGTAAATGAAATGGTAAAGGTGGTGCATAGCAATGATTGA